GCTCGAGCCGGCCCTGCGGGCCGCCGAGTCGCCCGTCAGCCTGCTGCGCGGCGCCGCCGGACTCGCCGCGCCCCTCTTCCCGTGGTGGTCGCGGACGTCCGCATCCACACCGGGGCCGAGCACGGGGCCGGCCGTCGTGCACGGCCTGTTCTGGCTCACCGTCCACCTCGCGGAGACCTTCCCCGGCTCGGCCCTGCTGGTGGTCGTCGACGACCTCGAGCACGCCGACTCGGCGTCGCTGGACTTCCTGACCTACCTGGCCGCTCGCGCCGGCGAACGCGCCATCGGAATCGTCGCGGCGCGCGGTCCCGTCGCCGCGGGTGCCGTCGGTGCCCGGCTCGACCACTGGTGCCGGCGGCCCGACGTCACGGTGCTGCGGCTCCGGCCCCTCACCCCGGACGAGGTCGCCGCGATGATCGCCCGCACGCCGGAGCCACCACCGGACGTGGTCGCCGGGCGGATCACGGCCCTGGCCGGCGGGCGTCCCGGACTGGTGCGGTCGCTGCTGGAGCCGGGCCTCGGTCCGACCGCGCCCGGGCCGTCGAGCGCTCCGGACGGCTGGGCACCCCCGGAGCCGGTCCGGCGGGTGGTGCTGCGCGCACTCGACGACCTGCCCGCCGCCTGCCGTGAGCTCGCGAACGCGGTCGCCGTCCTGGGCGGGCACCCTTCGCTGCGGCTGGCGGCAGGAACGGCCGGGCTGGCGGCCGCCGAGGCCGAGGCGTGTGCGGACGAGCTCGCGGCGTGGCAGGTGCTGCACGCCGGCGAGCCGCTGCGTTTCCGCGTGCCGTTGGTCCGGCTCGCCCTCCTCGGCGAGCTGGCGGCCTTCGAGCGCTCCCGACTTCACCGGCGTGCCGCCGAGTTCCGCCACGCCGATGGAGAGGACGACACGGCCGTCGGTGACGACCTGCTGCTGGTGCGACCCGGTGAGGACGCCTGGGTCGTGGCCGGTCTGCGGCGTGCCGCGGCCCAGGCGTCGGCGCGCGGGCACTTCGACGGCGCGGTCGCCTTCCTGGAGCGTTCGATTCGGGAGTCGCCCGCCCCGGACGTCCGAGCCGAACTCGACGCGGAGCTCGCCCTGGCCCGGGCGGGCAGGGGCGACACCGCGTCGACGGACGAGCTCCGCCGCCACCTGGACCGCCTGCCGGTGGAGCGTCGTCACGAGGGTCGCGACCACCTGCGACGGCTGCTCCTCGCCCGAGGGGCCTTCGACGCGGCCGCCGAACTCGCCGACACGGCGCGTCGCGACCTGCCCGAGCGCGACGGGCGTCGGGACGTACTCGAGGCCGACGTGCTGGTGGCGAGCGCACTCGGCCGGGGCACGACCACGCCGCCGTCGCCGCGGCTGCGTCGCCTCCTCGCCGACGCCCGCCGGGCGCGCGTGCCGGACGACCCGGCCCTGGCCGCCCGGCTCGCCGCGCTCACCATGGCGACCGGTGCCGACACGGAAGGGGTCGTGCGCGCCGCCGAGCAGGCACTCGCGGCCGATCCGCTGGTGGCGGCCGGTGCGCACGGCGTCCCCTACGCGTTCGCTGCCGCCGCGCTCGTGCTTGCGGAGACGGGTCCGCGGGCGGCGGCGAGCCTGGCGGCTGCCGCCGCCTGCGTGGCGACCCGCGGCCGTGGCGCCGCACGGGTGGTCGTGGGCCACTGGCGCGCGACCCTGCACTGGTTGCAAGGTGACCTCGATCCCGCTCGCGCCGAGGCCGAGCGCGCGCTGTCGGGCCGCGAGGACGGCTGGAACCTCCATGCCTCGTGGACGGCGGCCGTCCTGGCCCATGTGCACCTCGATCGCGGGCGGCTCGCA
This is a stretch of genomic DNA from Egicoccus sp. AB-alg2. It encodes these proteins:
- a CDS encoding AAA family ATPase, giving the protein MGRGETAAVGQTAATPSPLVGRRRELAVIDRLVERLQGGTGTTVVVDGPAGSGRSAVLEAAAEAASTRAIGVLRARGVPLGAPPSYGIVRELLEPALRAAESPVSLLRGAAGLAAPLFPWWSRTSASTPGPSTGPAVVHGLFWLTVHLAETFPGSALLVVVDDLEHADSASLDFLTYLAARAGERAIGIVAARGPVAAGAVGARLDHWCRRPDVTVLRLRPLTPDEVAAMIARTPEPPPDVVAGRITALAGGRPGLVRSLLEPGLGPTAPGPSSAPDGWAPPEPVRRVVLRALDDLPAACRELANAVAVLGGHPSLRLAAGTAGLAAAEAEACADELAAWQVLHAGEPLRFRVPLVRLALLGELAAFERSRLHRRAAEFRHADGEDDTAVGDDLLLVRPGEDAWVVAGLRRAAAQASARGHFDGAVAFLERSIRESPAPDVRAELDAELALARAGRGDTASTDELRRHLDRLPVERRHEGRDHLRRLLLARGAFDAAAELADTARRDLPERDGRRDVLEADVLVASALGRGTTTPPSPRLRRLLADARRARVPDDPALAARLAALTMATGADTEGVVRAAEQALAADPLVAAGAHGVPYAFAAAALVLAETGPRAAASLAAAAACVATRGRGAARVVVGHWRATLHWLQGDLDPARAEAERALSGREDGWNLHASWTAAVLAHVHLDRGRLAEAIAVVEKSATFPTDALGAALVTEVRGRLAQADGDDESALALLLETGARLDAIGLRSPVVSAWQTRAAVVAAGLGRRDVATRLAAVARQRARRTGSGRCIGRALHTAGVVAEPGPAAIADLEAAVAVLAGTHARLDEAAARCDLGVALHRCGDRTGARRRLVEAIDLAERAGAVPLRERARRELRGAGGRYRPPRPLEGLPALTPSERRIVGLAASGRTNAAIARELFVTPKTVEWHLGNAYRKLGVSSRRDLPGPELLCEPAG